Proteins from a single region of Fundidesulfovibrio magnetotacticus:
- a CDS encoding sigma-54-dependent transcriptional regulator, with protein sequence MPRRETVLVVDDQPDFARGLARLIGSRRENLDVLLAGDGQEALDLLDKAQPSILFTDLRMPGMSGQELLERALDRAPSLTAVMLTAHGDVGSAVAALKAGAYDFLVKPVEPETLFLTLDKALERARLLSENRRLRESVAEVETWRELIGESPSVLRLKETIAAVARSDYTVLIQGESGTGKEVVARAVHAMSQRSDGPMICVNCPAIPEQLLESELFGHVKGAFTGAEKASKGLFLAAEAGTILLDEIGDIPMNVQTKLLRVLQEREVRPVGGSETVAVDVRIIASTNQHLEEKIKDRSFREDLFYRLNVLTVATPALRERREDIPLLAAHFLRRTCKEMNLPEKELTPDALGYLAGREWPGNVRELQNFVRRLVVFAQGRVIDAHSALAADGGPLGVTQAASCALGSYQDAKNQALEAFTRSYVEQLLSRTRGNVSEAARVSGLERASLQKILKRLAIDTQDYKN encoded by the coding sequence ATGCCGCGGCGTGAAACCGTGCTCGTGGTGGACGACCAGCCCGACTTCGCCCGGGGGCTGGCCCGGCTCATCGGCTCGCGCCGGGAGAACCTGGACGTGCTCCTGGCGGGCGACGGCCAGGAGGCCCTGGACCTCCTCGACAAGGCCCAGCCCTCCATCCTCTTCACCGACCTGCGCATGCCGGGCATGAGCGGCCAGGAGCTCCTGGAGCGCGCCCTGGACCGCGCCCCCTCCCTCACCGCCGTGATGCTCACGGCCCACGGCGACGTGGGCTCGGCCGTGGCCGCCCTCAAGGCCGGGGCCTACGACTTCCTGGTGAAGCCCGTGGAGCCCGAGACCCTGTTCCTCACCCTGGACAAGGCCCTGGAGCGCGCCCGCCTGCTCTCGGAAAACCGCAGGCTGCGCGAATCCGTGGCCGAGGTCGAGACCTGGCGCGAGCTCATCGGCGAATCGCCCTCGGTGCTCCGGCTCAAGGAGACCATCGCCGCCGTGGCCCGCTCGGACTACACGGTGCTCATCCAGGGCGAGTCCGGCACGGGCAAGGAGGTGGTGGCCCGCGCCGTGCACGCCATGAGCCAGCGCAGCGACGGCCCCATGATCTGCGTGAACTGCCCCGCCATCCCCGAGCAGCTCCTGGAAAGCGAACTCTTCGGCCACGTGAAGGGGGCCTTCACCGGCGCGGAAAAGGCCAGCAAGGGCCTCTTCCTGGCCGCCGAGGCCGGCACCATCCTCCTCGACGAGATCGGCGACATCCCCATGAACGTGCAGACCAAGCTCCTGCGCGTGCTCCAGGAACGCGAGGTGCGCCCCGTGGGCGGCAGCGAGACCGTGGCCGTGGATGTGCGCATCATCGCCTCCACCAACCAGCACCTCGAAGAGAAGATCAAGGACCGCTCGTTCCGGGAGGATCTCTTCTACCGTCTCAATGTGCTCACCGTGGCCACGCCCGCCCTGCGCGAGCGCCGCGAGGACATCCCGCTCCTGGCCGCGCACTTCCTGCGCCGCACCTGCAAGGAGATGAACCTTCCCGAAAAGGAATTGACCCCGGACGCCCTGGGCTACCTGGCCGGGCGCGAGTGGCCCGGAAACGTGCGCGAACTCCAGAACTTCGTGCGCCGCCTCGTGGTGTTCGCCCAGGGCAGGGTCATCGACGCCCATTCCGCCCTGGCGGCGGACGGCGGTCCCCTCGGCGTGACCCAAGCCGCCTCCTGCGCCCTGGGCAGCTACCAGGACGCCAAGAACCAGGCCCTGGAAGCCTTCACGCGCTCCTATGTGGAACAGCTGCTCAGCCGCACCCGGGGCAACGTCTCCGAGGCCGCGCGCGTCTCGGGGCTGGAGCGGGCCAGCCTGCAGAAAATCCTCAAACGCCTGGCCATCGACACCCAGGACTACAAGAACTGA
- a CDS encoding esterase-like activity of phytase family protein has protein sequence MTLRLAFLLAVWALPALFTPALADAQDIRSSEVVTPPAMAIPAPPALKAVAPKGFTLGLGYGLSCAQAQPGGAMVLHSLTGRGPTLRGPSVAEAAGTAPSALFVLPDYTPAVVTLILSGARAEVTGVLPLAGEDGKPLRGLPPASRQPGAHVEIPLSLGLKPLAFDPTGMDPTGVVYDFKRGAYWIVDGYRPALARVSSGGGHVQALYVPGDGLEPYLGSKRPGGGFSGVSLSPTDKLYTIMRRPLAWEGKPGHFTRIVEFDPSSERVRQMPYLLEEDYADPESVTTGDPVAYADKRLLVLEQGLGKDGAPLVRVFSADLTRAHNIHTVRNEAGQPPEAVTDKAQWRALAINSARKTLVLDLKQAGFTGSWAESMTLLNDGRTLLFMSGHGFGVEPQIAGFATGSDGKPVLDPAAYTLNPDGSLVCEGRPVKTAFTLKPTWEVPRIWLVTLPKKATDY, from the coding sequence ATGACCCTACGATTGGCGTTCCTCCTGGCCGTCTGGGCGCTTCCCGCGCTGTTCACCCCGGCCCTCGCCGACGCCCAGGACATCCGCTCCTCCGAGGTGGTCACGCCGCCCGCCATGGCCATCCCTGCCCCGCCCGCGCTCAAGGCCGTCGCGCCCAAGGGCTTCACCCTCGGCCTGGGCTACGGGCTCTCCTGCGCCCAGGCGCAACCGGGCGGGGCCATGGTCCTGCATTCCCTCACCGGGCGCGGCCCCACGCTGCGCGGTCCCTCCGTGGCCGAAGCCGCCGGGACCGCCCCTTCCGCGCTCTTCGTGCTGCCCGACTACACCCCCGCCGTGGTCACGCTGATCCTCTCCGGGGCCAGGGCCGAGGTCACGGGCGTGCTCCCCCTGGCCGGGGAGGACGGCAAACCCCTGCGCGGACTGCCCCCGGCCTCCAGGCAACCGGGCGCGCACGTGGAAATCCCCCTCAGCCTGGGGCTCAAACCCCTCGCCTTCGACCCCACCGGCATGGACCCCACCGGCGTGGTCTACGATTTCAAGCGCGGGGCCTACTGGATCGTGGACGGCTACCGTCCCGCCCTGGCCCGCGTCTCCTCCGGGGGCGGCCACGTGCAGGCCCTCTACGTCCCCGGCGACGGCCTGGAGCCCTATCTGGGCTCCAAACGCCCGGGCGGCGGCTTCTCGGGCGTGAGCCTCTCCCCCACGGACAAGCTCTACACCATCATGCGCAGGCCCCTGGCATGGGAGGGCAAGCCCGGCCACTTCACGCGCATCGTGGAGTTCGACCCCTCCTCCGAGCGCGTGCGCCAGATGCCCTACCTGCTCGAGGAAGACTACGCCGATCCCGAAAGCGTCACCACCGGCGACCCCGTGGCCTACGCCGACAAGCGCCTCCTCGTGCTGGAGCAGGGCCTCGGCAAGGATGGAGCGCCACTCGTCCGCGTCTTCTCCGCCGACCTCACCCGCGCCCACAACATCCACACCGTGCGCAACGAGGCGGGCCAACCGCCCGAGGCCGTCACCGACAAGGCCCAGTGGCGCGCCCTGGCCATCAACTCCGCACGCAAGACCCTCGTGCTGGACCTCAAGCAGGCGGGCTTCACCGGCTCCTGGGCCGAAAGCATGACCCTGCTCAACGACGGGCGCACCCTCCTGTTCATGAGCGGCCACGGCTTCGGCGTCGAACCCCAGATCGCGGGGTTCGCCACCGGTTCCGACGGCAAACCCGTCCTGGACCCCGCCGCCTACACCCTGAACCCGGACGGCTCCCTGGTCTGCGAAGGACGGCCGGTCAAGACGGCCTTCACCCTCAAGCCCACGTGGGAAGTCCCCAGGATCTGGCTCGTCACGCTCCCCAAAAAGGCCACCGACTACTGA
- a CDS encoding c-type heme family protein, whose product MRFPRPRNLQTKFILGLAAIMAVIGVFFVYLLQQYLRETLENEARGKAQVILRGVESLHVYVQDNLRPVISGALLEDKGLLEAMSCTALARAAMAPTGPEGREDFGFRRVALGARSPDLEARGLEREFIARFQADPDREWDEAILMEGGKQYMVLAQPVRYQGFCLRCHGDPAMAPKELVEAFGPERGFNRKEGELAGAHVVRLPMEATVARIQGATLGFVLMFSLGAIFLFATIYVFFNRLVVHNLRRGLEVMGRHFPEAAQAASAPQALPAGLPRDEIEQMLHSMGHFAESLRQARAQLQSYAATLEDRVEERTEGLAREAEERRADVGLFVSLLDGLNRTRDRKEILEGCLGLIARRFRARRATYCCAMALGQAFSWPREAPATPMPHAWERMAARGAFESRGGQAFVPVQTSGATQGLLALSWPEGQAPAPMPVDVLMAVGQQLGVVIENMDALDSLLRQNGLLQAVFEGIADPVVLLDGRGQVVLANASAQGLALPGGGVAGSGAAVLCDALGIRSGRTLPAAVLSGPAVREVVLPGERTFLVSLYPLPDFMDRGGRLVAYAREVTQERRMRELAQQNEKLLAVGRLAAGLAHEINNPLGVILFYAELLKGLPGLGQGREDVDVIVRHTRQAQKVLRDLLDFVRPKKGVAGPCDLAETARRTVNVYHAQAAAEGKEMTLDATPDLPPVNADAAALEQILSNLLINALDAVAPGKGAIAVSVALEDGQAVLRVADNGPGIPKDTLGRIFDPFFTTKEVGKGTGLGLAVVYGLVNDMGGSVEAQSPGGALFTVRLPLAGEREDAHAAA is encoded by the coding sequence ATGCGTTTCCCCAGGCCCCGCAACCTCCAGACCAAGTTCATCCTCGGCCTCGCGGCCATCATGGCCGTGATCGGCGTCTTCTTCGTCTACCTGCTCCAGCAGTACCTGCGCGAAACCCTGGAGAACGAGGCGCGCGGCAAGGCCCAGGTGATCCTGCGCGGCGTGGAATCGCTCCACGTCTACGTGCAGGACAACCTGCGCCCGGTCATCTCCGGCGCGCTCCTGGAGGACAAGGGGCTGCTCGAGGCCATGAGCTGCACCGCCCTGGCCCGCGCCGCCATGGCCCCCACCGGCCCGGAAGGCAGGGAAGACTTCGGCTTCCGCCGCGTGGCCCTGGGCGCGCGCAGCCCCGACCTGGAGGCCAGGGGCCTGGAGCGCGAGTTCATCGCCCGCTTCCAGGCCGACCCGGACCGCGAATGGGACGAGGCCATCCTCATGGAAGGCGGCAAGCAGTACATGGTGCTGGCCCAGCCCGTGCGCTACCAGGGTTTCTGCCTGCGCTGCCACGGCGACCCGGCCATGGCCCCCAAGGAACTGGTGGAGGCCTTCGGCCCGGAGCGCGGCTTCAACCGCAAGGAGGGCGAACTGGCCGGGGCCCATGTGGTGCGCCTGCCCATGGAGGCCACCGTGGCGCGCATCCAGGGGGCCACCCTGGGCTTCGTGCTCATGTTCAGCCTGGGGGCCATCTTCCTCTTCGCCACCATCTACGTCTTCTTCAACCGCCTCGTGGTGCACAACCTGCGCCGTGGTCTGGAGGTGATGGGCCGCCACTTCCCCGAGGCCGCCCAGGCCGCCAGCGCCCCCCAGGCCCTGCCCGCCGGGCTGCCCCGCGACGAGATCGAACAGATGCTCCACTCCATGGGGCACTTCGCCGAGAGCCTGCGCCAGGCCAGGGCGCAGTTGCAGTCCTACGCGGCCACCCTGGAGGACCGCGTGGAGGAACGCACCGAGGGCCTGGCCCGCGAGGCCGAGGAGCGCCGCGCCGACGTGGGCCTCTTCGTGAGCCTGCTCGACGGGCTCAACCGCACGCGCGACCGCAAGGAAATCCTCGAAGGCTGCCTTGGGCTCATCGCCCGGCGCTTCCGCGCCCGCCGCGCCACCTACTGCTGCGCCATGGCCCTGGGCCAGGCCTTCTCCTGGCCCCGCGAGGCCCCGGCCACGCCCATGCCCCACGCCTGGGAGCGCATGGCCGCCCGGGGCGCGTTCGAGTCCCGGGGCGGGCAGGCCTTCGTGCCCGTGCAGACCTCGGGCGCGACCCAGGGCCTGCTGGCCCTCTCCTGGCCGGAGGGCCAGGCCCCGGCCCCCATGCCCGTGGACGTGCTCATGGCCGTGGGCCAGCAACTGGGCGTGGTGATCGAGAACATGGACGCCCTGGACAGCCTCCTGCGCCAGAACGGTCTGCTCCAGGCCGTGTTCGAGGGCATCGCGGACCCGGTGGTGCTCCTGGACGGGCGCGGCCAGGTGGTGCTGGCCAACGCCTCGGCCCAGGGGCTGGCCCTGCCGGGCGGCGGTGTGGCCGGGTCGGGCGCGGCCGTGCTCTGCGACGCCCTGGGCATCCGCTCCGGGCGCACCCTGCCCGCCGCCGTGCTCTCGGGGCCTGCCGTGCGCGAGGTGGTGCTGCCGGGGGAGCGCACCTTCCTGGTGTCTCTCTATCCGCTGCCGGACTTCATGGACCGGGGCGGGCGGCTGGTGGCCTACGCCCGCGAGGTCACCCAGGAGCGGCGCATGCGCGAACTGGCCCAGCAGAACGAGAAGCTCCTGGCCGTGGGACGCCTGGCCGCAGGCCTGGCCCACGAGATCAACAACCCCCTGGGCGTCATCCTCTTCTACGCCGAACTGCTCAAGGGCCTGCCCGGCCTGGGCCAGGGCCGCGAGGACGTGGACGTGATCGTGCGCCACACGCGCCAGGCCCAGAAGGTGTTGCGCGACCTCCTGGACTTCGTGCGCCCCAAGAAGGGTGTCGCCGGCCCCTGCGACCTGGCCGAAACCGCCCGGCGCACCGTGAACGTCTACCACGCCCAGGCCGCCGCCGAGGGCAAGGAGATGACCCTGGACGCCACGCCCGACCTGCCGCCCGTCAACGCCGACGCCGCCGCCCTGGAACAGATCCTCTCCAATCTGCTCATCAACGCCCTGGACGCCGTGGCGCCGGGCAAGGGGGCCATCGCCGTGAGCGTGGCCCTGGAGGACGGGCAGGCCGTGCTGCGCGTGGCCGACAACGGCCCCGGCATCCCCAAGGACACCCTGGGCCGCATCTTCGACCCCTTCTTCACCACCAAGGAGGTGGGCAAGGGCACCGGGCTGGGTCTGGCCGTGGTCTACGGCCTGGTCAACGACATGGGCGGCAGCGTGGAGGCCCAGAGCCCCGGCGGCGCGCTCTTCACCGTGCGCCTGCCCCTGGCCGGGGAACGGGAGGACGCCCATGCCGCGGCGTGA